Proteins found in one Diorhabda carinulata isolate Delta chromosome 11, icDioCari1.1, whole genome shotgun sequence genomic segment:
- the LOC130899767 gene encoding mitochondrial glutamate carrier 1-like, translated as MAEKQKTFSLIPKIVNGGIAGIIGVTCVFPLDLVKTRLQNQQIGPNGERMYNSMIDAFKKTYRNEGFLGMYRGSAVNILLITPEKAIKLAANDFFRFNLQTKEKTLPLFRQMIAGGLAGLCQIVITTPMELLKIQMQDAGRVAAQALLAGKTVKKTSATELTLGLLKQHGIIGLYKGTGATMLRDVSFSVIYFPLFATLNDLGPRKRDGSNEAVFWCSFLAGCAAGSFAALAVNPFDVVKTRLQALTKAEGERSYTGIGNAFVNILKYEGVTAFFKGGACRMIVIAPLFGIAQTVYYLGVAEYLLGYPRG; from the exons ATGGCTGAAAAGCAAAAAACCTTTTC GTTAATACCGAAAATCGTTAACGGTGGTATTGCTGGTATAATCGGTGTCACTTGTGTTTTTCCACTAGATCTGGTAAAAACTCGTTTGCAAAATCAACAAATAGGTCCGAATGGCGAGAGGATGTATAATAGCAT GATTGACGCGTTTAAGAAAACATATAGGAATGAAGGATTTTTAGGAATGTATAGAGGATCGGCGGtcaatatattgttaataacaccggaaaaagcaataaaattgGCGGCCAAcgatttttttagatttaatttaCAAACAAAAGAGAA GACGCTTCCATTATTTAGGCAAATGATAGCTGGAGGTTTAGCCGGACTTTGCCAAATAGTGATAACCACTCCCATGGAATTGTTGAAAATTCAAATGCAAGACGCGGGTAGAGTTGCCGCTCAAGCTCTTTTAG CAGGTAAAACCGTTAAAAAAACATCAGCTACCGAATTGACGTTAGGTTTATTAAAACAACACGGCATCATTGGATTGTACAAAGGTACCGGTGCTACTATGTTAAGAGACGTATCCTTTTCTGTCATATATTTCCCATTATTCGCCACTTTGAACGATTTAGGACCTCGAAAGAGAGACGGCTCCA ACGAAGCGGTATTTTGGTGTTCGTTTTTGGCGGGATGCGCTGCCGGAAGTTTCGCAGCTCTTGCTGTGAATCCTTTCGATGTTGTCAAAACTAGGTTGCAAGCTTTGACCAAGGCGGAAGGAGAAAGGTCGTATACTGGTATTGGGAACGCTTTTGT aaatattttgaaatacgaAGGGGTTACAGCTTTTTTTAAGGGTGGTGCTTGCCGTATGATTGTCATAGCACCTTTATTTGGTATAGCGCAGACCGTTTATTACCTCGGAGTTGCCGAATATCTTTTGGGTTATCCAAGAGGATAA